In Candidatus Zixiibacteriota bacterium, the following proteins share a genomic window:
- a CDS encoding secondary thiamine-phosphate synthase enzyme YjbQ has protein sequence MVVSKEITLTSRGAGDIIDVTPQLREAVVASDVSNGTVTVFVPGSTAGLTTIEYEPGLLQDLPEFWEKLIPSDRSYHHDETWHDGNGFSHLRAALIGPDITVPFVDGTLTLGTWQQVVFLEFDNRGRNRQLIVQIIGE, from the coding sequence ATGGTAGTAAGCAAAGAAATCACTCTTACCAGCCGGGGTGCCGGCGATATAATCGACGTCACGCCGCAGTTGCGCGAAGCGGTAGTTGCATCGGACGTTTCCAATGGCACCGTGACCGTCTTCGTGCCGGGCTCAACGGCCGGTTTGACGACGATAGAATACGAACCCGGTTTGCTGCAAGACCTCCCGGAGTTTTGGGAAAAGCTGATCCCGTCCGATCGGAGTTACCATCACGATGAGACATGGCACGACGGCAACGGCTTCTCCCATTTGCGTGCCGCCTTGATCGGACCGGATATAACGGTGCCCTTTGTCGATGGAACTCTCACCCTGGGTACGTGGCAGCAAGTAGTGTTTCTTGAATTCGATAACCGTGGTCGCAACCGGCAGTTGATCGTACAGATAATCGGAGAGTGA
- the mtnA gene encoding S-methyl-5-thioribose-1-phosphate isomerase, which yields MNFSTIRRQDNKVVILAQTRLPAEEKYLELEDYRDVVEAIKCLDVRGAPAIGIAAAYGMALAVHQTGRFDAEFVEEVARRFKDSRPTAVNLFWAVDRMLNKASQLPTEEIHDTLSALWAEAEAIHEEDRSMCRQIGKHGATLINDGDAILTHCNAGALATGGIGTALGVIYTAHDQGKKMQVYADETRPLLQGARLTVWELMRAGIDVTLICDNTAGMLMKQGEINHVIVGADRIAKNGDFANKIGTYSLAVLAEHHDVPFYVAAPASTFDDETETGDDIVIEERSPHEVTEGFGDRTAPDDAHVYSPAFDVTPLALVTSFITDNGVKPGGRKEK from the coding sequence ATGAACTTCTCGACCATCAGACGACAAGACAACAAGGTAGTGATCCTGGCCCAAACACGCTTGCCGGCTGAGGAAAAATACCTCGAACTTGAGGACTATCGTGACGTGGTTGAGGCGATCAAGTGCCTTGATGTGCGGGGCGCTCCGGCCATCGGAATCGCGGCGGCTTACGGTATGGCCCTGGCCGTGCATCAGACCGGTCGTTTCGATGCTGAGTTTGTGGAGGAGGTTGCCCGGCGCTTCAAGGACTCACGCCCGACCGCGGTCAATCTGTTTTGGGCGGTTGATCGTATGCTTAACAAAGCGAGTCAATTGCCGACGGAAGAAATCCACGATACCCTCAGTGCATTGTGGGCGGAGGCCGAAGCAATCCACGAGGAAGACCGCAGCATGTGTCGGCAGATAGGCAAACATGGAGCGACACTAATCAACGATGGAGACGCCATACTCACTCATTGCAATGCAGGTGCGCTGGCTACGGGCGGGATCGGCACCGCTCTCGGTGTGATTTACACGGCGCACGATCAAGGGAAGAAGATGCAAGTGTACGCCGATGAGACCCGTCCGCTGTTGCAAGGTGCGCGGTTGACCGTGTGGGAGTTGATGCGGGCGGGAATTGATGTAACCCTGATCTGCGACAACACGGCCGGGATGCTCATGAAGCAGGGCGAGATCAATCATGTTATTGTGGGAGCCGACCGGATAGCAAAAAACGGTGACTTTGCCAACAAGATCGGAACATACTCGCTGGCGGTACTGGCCGAACATCATGATGTGCCGTTCTATGTCGCAGCGCCGGCCTCGACTTTCGATGACGAAACAGAAACCGGTGATGATATTGTGATTGAGGAGCGATCACCCCACGAAGTGACCGAAGGGTTCGGAGATCGCACGGCACCTGACGATGCGCATGTCTACTCGCCGGCCTTCGATGTGACACCGTTGGCGCTGGTTACGAGTTTCATCACTGACAATGGTGTCAAGCCCGGTGGCAGGAAGGAAAAGTGA
- a CDS encoding SprT-like domain-containing protein, whose amino-acid sequence MRRNKSQQKAQAALNYDLFQVESLTLPAPATLYTRIREEAVAERMVDLPTTEVAGDLPTLEELYRMFDRFNWIYFEGRLPKVQIEYSTRMSSAGSYTPGRRLIRIGRKYHQLFPDEIADTLKHEMIHIRHFRHDAEFKREAKRIGASVRAKSHPSLRKPPRYLYVCPHCSREYPRQKRLRMASCGVCSKGRRFDKRYKLKLKKPQA is encoded by the coding sequence ATGCGCCGCAACAAGTCTCAACAAAAAGCGCAGGCCGCGCTCAATTATGATCTCTTTCAAGTGGAGTCCCTAACCCTGCCGGCTCCGGCAACTCTTTATACCCGGATTCGTGAGGAGGCCGTTGCCGAACGGATGGTAGACTTGCCGACCACAGAAGTCGCTGGCGACTTGCCGACACTCGAAGAGCTTTATCGGATGTTTGATCGGTTCAATTGGATCTACTTCGAAGGTCGCCTACCTAAAGTGCAGATCGAATACTCAACCCGCATGTCTTCGGCTGGTTCTTATACGCCTGGGCGGCGACTGATTCGGATCGGACGCAAGTATCACCAGTTGTTCCCGGACGAAATCGCCGATACGCTGAAACATGAGATGATCCACATCCGCCACTTTCGGCACGACGCTGAATTCAAAAGGGAGGCGAAGCGGATAGGCGCCTCGGTCCGGGCCAAATCTCACCCCTCGCTGCGCAAGCCGCCCAGGTATCTGTACGTCTGCCCGCACTGCTCCCGCGAGTACCCCCGTCAGAAAAGACTTAGAATGGCCTCCTGTGGCGTGTGCTCCAAGGGCAGGAGGTTTGACAAGCGTTATAAGCTGAAGCTCAAAAAGCCACAGGCTTAA
- the ahpC gene encoding alkyl hydroperoxide reductase subunit C — protein MVQINHPAPDFDLEAYQANDIVRVNLNDHRGKWVVLFFYPADFTFVCPTELGDLADKYETFQELGAEILVASTDTVFVHKAWHDSSETIGKIKFPMLADPTGRLSREYGVMIEEDGLALRGTFIIDPDGIVKSYEVNDNSIGRSSDELIRKLQAAKFVREHGGEVCPMNWKPGAETLKPGLDLVGKL, from the coding sequence ATGGTACAGATCAATCATCCCGCCCCTGATTTTGATTTGGAGGCGTATCAGGCCAACGATATCGTCCGTGTTAATCTTAATGATCATCGTGGCAAGTGGGTCGTGCTGTTTTTCTACCCTGCCGATTTCACATTTGTCTGCCCGACCGAACTGGGTGACCTGGCCGACAAGTACGAGACCTTCCAGGAACTCGGCGCCGAGATTCTGGTAGCCTCGACTGATACTGTGTTTGTGCACAAGGCCTGGCATGATAGTTCGGAAACCATCGGTAAGATCAAGTTCCCGATGCTGGCCGATCCGACCGGACGCCTCAGTCGCGAGTATGGCGTCATGATCGAAGAAGACGGCCTGGCCCTTCGCGGTACGTTTATAATCGATCCCGACGGTATCGTGAAATCGTATGAGGTCAACGACAACTCGATCGGCCGCAGTTCCGATGAGCTTATCCGCAAGCTTCAGGCGGCCAAGTTCGTCCGTGAGCACGGGGGAGAGGTCTGCCCGATGAATTGGAAACCGGGTGCTGAGACACTCAAGCCGGGTCTTGATTTGGTCGGTAAGTTGTAG
- the rplM gene encoding 50S ribosomal protein L13: MKTFVPTVDPNGRKWWLVDLSDVIMGRCATKVATILRGKHRPTFTPHLDTGDHVVVINAKSVKVTGARKPEQLAYYHYSGYPGGLKKTTFAEKMKKKPEDTFRLAVRRMLPKNRLGRKMLKKLHVYAGPEHRHHAQKPEKIEL, from the coding sequence ATGAAGACTTTTGTACCGACTGTAGATCCGAATGGCCGCAAATGGTGGCTTGTAGACTTAAGTGACGTCATCATGGGTCGTTGCGCCACCAAGGTTGCGACAATTCTGAGAGGTAAGCACAGACCTACTTTCACTCCGCATCTGGATACCGGCGATCATGTTGTGGTGATAAACGCCAAATCCGTCAAGGTCACCGGAGCCCGGAAACCTGAGCAATTGGCTTATTACCATTATTCGGGTTACCCCGGCGGTTTGAAAAAGACCACCTTCGCCGAGAAGATGAAGAAGAAGCCGGAAGATACTTTCAGGCTGGCCGTGCGGAGAATGCTGCCGAAGAACCGGTTGGGACGTAAAATGCTCAAGAAGCTGCACGTCTACGCCGGACCGGAGCACCGTCACCATGCACAGAAACCGGAAAAAATAGAGCTATAA
- the rpsI gene encoding 30S ribosomal protein S9: protein MGQDNFSATGRRKEAVARAVLKPGKGIFTVNGKDVVDHLCRETLVAHAKEALLVTEHQNSFDIRCTARGGGIRGQAGAIRLAVARALLVMDESNRVVLRKHGLLTRDPREVERKKYGQPKARKRFQFSKR, encoded by the coding sequence ATGGGACAGGATAATTTTTCAGCCACCGGACGTCGTAAAGAAGCGGTGGCGCGCGCCGTACTTAAGCCTGGTAAAGGCATATTCACGGTTAACGGCAAAGACGTAGTTGATCACCTTTGTCGCGAGACGCTTGTGGCGCATGCCAAAGAAGCGCTTTTGGTAACAGAACACCAAAATAGCTTCGATATTCGATGCACAGCCAGAGGCGGCGGCATTCGTGGACAGGCCGGTGCTATCCGTTTGGCCGTGGCCAGGGCGCTGCTTGTCATGGATGAAAGCAACCGTGTCGTTCTGCGTAAGCATGGCTTGCTGACTCGCGATCCGCGCGAAGTGGAACGAAAGAAGTACGGTCAACCAAAAGCGCGTAAACGATTCCAGTTCTCCAAGCGTTAA
- the rpsB gene encoding 30S ribosomal protein S2, with product MISAQVKELLEAGVHFGHQTRRWNPKMKPFIFAARNGIYIIDLQKTVNALEVAKKKVAEVIGRGRSILMVGTKKQAKEVILEEAKRCGAFYVTERWLGGMLTNFDTIKNSIKKLKEIEQMQADGRAEKFTKKERARFENQAARLNKVLGGIKEMNVLPGLMIVVDSRKEKIAVAEAVKLGIPIVGIVDTNADPDPIDFPIAGNDDAIKSIRVLIRQLVDASVETQTGLTREAVEAAAEEVREVAPTVYTSEEPDDAPPTDPTE from the coding sequence ATGATTTCTGCTCAAGTCAAGGAATTGTTGGAAGCTGGGGTGCACTTTGGTCATCAGACCCGGCGCTGGAACCCCAAAATGAAGCCGTTCATCTTTGCCGCCCGCAACGGTATTTACATCATTGATCTTCAGAAGACCGTCAATGCTCTGGAGGTGGCCAAGAAAAAAGTGGCCGAGGTGATCGGGCGCGGTCGGAGTATCTTGATGGTCGGGACCAAGAAACAGGCCAAAGAGGTAATACTGGAAGAAGCCAAGCGCTGCGGTGCTTTCTATGTCACCGAACGCTGGCTGGGCGGTATGTTGACCAATTTCGATACCATCAAAAACTCTATCAAGAAGCTCAAAGAGATCGAGCAAATGCAAGCCGACGGACGGGCAGAGAAATTCACCAAGAAAGAGCGGGCCAGGTTCGAAAACCAGGCCGCCCGTCTTAACAAGGTTCTCGGCGGCATCAAAGAGATGAACGTGCTGCCTGGGTTGATGATTGTGGTAGACTCGCGCAAAGAAAAGATCGCGGTGGCCGAGGCGGTCAAACTCGGTATTCCGATTGTAGGTATCGTTGATACTAATGCAGATCCCGATCCGATCGATTTTCCGATCGCGGGCAACGATGACGCCATTAAATCGATCCGGGTTCTGATCCGACAATTGGTCGATGCCAGTGTGGAGACCCAGACCGGTTTGACTCGCGAGGCCGTTGAGGCGGCCGCCGAAGAGGTTCGGGAAGTTGCGCCCACTGTTTACACCTCCGAAGAACCGGACGACGCTCCGCCCACCGACCCGACCGAATAG
- the tsf gene encoding translation elongation factor Ts, which yields MQIDAKMVKELREQTGAGMMDCKKALSEVEGDFEQAVKVLREKGIAKAAKRSGRSTSEGLIASYIHAGDKLGVMVEVACETDFVARTDDFKGLARDIAMHVAAAAPLCVERDDVDSSLIEKEREIYRQQALNEGKPEKIVDKIVDGKIEKYISEIVLMEQAFVKDNDKTIADLLKEKVGTLGENIQIKRFSRFRLGE from the coding sequence ATGCAAATAGATGCGAAAATGGTAAAAGAGCTTCGGGAACAAACCGGAGCAGGCATGATGGACTGCAAAAAAGCGCTCTCTGAAGTCGAGGGTGACTTCGAGCAAGCAGTCAAAGTTCTCAGGGAAAAGGGAATCGCCAAGGCGGCCAAGCGCTCCGGACGTAGTACCTCCGAAGGGCTGATCGCCTCCTATATCCACGCCGGTGACAAACTTGGTGTGATGGTGGAGGTTGCGTGTGAAACTGACTTTGTAGCGCGCACGGATGATTTCAAGGGTCTGGCTCGCGACATCGCCATGCATGTGGCTGCCGCTGCTCCTTTGTGTGTTGAGCGTGACGATGTCGACTCATCGTTGATCGAAAAAGAGCGCGAGATATATCGGCAGCAGGCTCTCAACGAAGGGAAGCCCGAGAAAATCGTTGATAAGATCGTTGACGGCAAGATCGAAAAATACATATCTGAAATCGTTTTGATGGAACAAGCCTTCGTGAAAGACAACGACAAGACAATCGCTGATCTTCTCAAGGAAAAAGTCGGGACTTTGGGCGAGAATATCCAGATCAAACGATTCAGCCGGTTCCGACTGGGCGAGTAG
- the pyrH gene encoding UMP kinase — protein MDPDDSSTPTRRVLIKISGEALTGPDQVGIHTATVQSICSQIAEIKNLGIETAIVVGGGNIFRGLSASQLGMDRVTADSMGMLATVINSLAMMDTLEKLGCYTRVMSAVAIEAFTEPYIRRRAVRHLEKGRLVIFAAGTGNPFFSTDTAASLRAMEINAEVMIKATNVDGVYSADPKKHPDAEFYPRLKYMDILTKELKVIDSTAVSLLMENEIPVRVIDLNKPGNLKRAVVGEEVGTLIC, from the coding sequence ATGGACCCCGACGACAGTTCAACGCCGACTCGAAGGGTTCTGATAAAGATCTCAGGCGAGGCTCTCACCGGTCCTGATCAGGTGGGAATTCATACGGCGACTGTACAGTCGATCTGTTCGCAGATAGCGGAAATAAAGAATCTTGGAATAGAGACGGCCATTGTCGTCGGTGGCGGCAATATTTTTCGGGGGCTGTCGGCCTCGCAGTTGGGTATGGATCGGGTCACAGCCGATTCGATGGGCATGCTGGCCACTGTGATCAACTCGCTGGCCATGATGGATACTCTGGAAAAGCTGGGCTGCTACACACGAGTGATGTCGGCGGTGGCTATAGAGGCGTTCACCGAGCCGTACATTCGAAGGCGGGCGGTGCGTCATCTGGAAAAAGGTCGATTGGTGATTTTCGCGGCCGGCACCGGTAATCCGTTTTTCAGCACCGATACGGCGGCCTCGCTTAGGGCCATGGAGATCAACGCCGAAGTTATGATCAAGGCCACCAATGTCGATGGCGTCTATTCGGCCGACCCGAAAAAGCACCCCGATGCGGAGTTTTATCCCAGGCTGAAATACATGGATATCCTGACAAAGGAACTGAAGGTTATTGATTCCACAGCCGTATCACTTCTGATGGAGAATGAAATCCCGGTCAGAGTTATTGACCTCAACAAACCGGGCAATCTAAAAAGAGCGGTGGTGGGGGAAGAGGTGGGTACGCTGATCTGTTAG
- the frr gene encoding ribosome recycling factor, whose product MLDAIYKESRERMAKSVESVQREFGAVRTGKATVHLLDTVTVEAYGASMPLNQVATVTVPEPRLLVVQAFDKGTVGEIVKGIQKADLGFNPVVDGQIIRIPVPALNEERRKELVRHCHNLAEEGRIAIRNIRRDANDHIKKAQKDKEISEDQERDGLNEVQKMTGEYSAQVDALLEAKEADVLEV is encoded by the coding sequence ATGCTGGATGCAATTTACAAAGAATCACGAGAGCGGATGGCCAAAAGCGTGGAGTCGGTGCAGCGTGAGTTCGGCGCCGTTCGCACCGGCAAGGCGACAGTGCATCTTTTGGATACCGTCACGGTCGAAGCGTATGGAGCGAGCATGCCGTTGAACCAGGTGGCCACTGTCACCGTGCCGGAACCTCGGTTATTGGTGGTGCAGGCGTTCGACAAAGGAACGGTTGGCGAGATCGTCAAAGGAATTCAAAAAGCCGACCTTGGGTTCAACCCGGTAGTGGATGGTCAGATCATTCGCATCCCGGTGCCGGCCCTCAATGAAGAGCGCCGCAAAGAACTGGTCAGGCACTGTCACAACCTGGCCGAAGAGGGTCGGATTGCTATTCGCAATATCCGGCGCGATGCCAACGATCATATCAAGAAGGCTCAGAAGGACAAAGAGATTTCCGAAGATCAGGAACGGGACGGCCTCAATGAGGTTCAGAAAATGACCGGTGAGTACTCCGCTCAGGTGGACGCCCTACTTGAGGCGAAGGAAGCCGACGTTCTGGAAGTGTAG
- a CDS encoding DUF2188 domain-containing protein, which translates to MAKKSIHITPLGKNWQVKRAGSSRPISTHLTQAAAENAGRPIAQKDKTELFIHNRKGQIRDRDSYGNDPFPPRDTKH; encoded by the coding sequence ATGGCAAAAAAGAGTATTCACATCACACCGTTAGGTAAGAATTGGCAGGTCAAGCGGGCCGGGTCGAGTAGACCAATATCGACCCATCTTACCCAGGCCGCCGCAGAGAATGCGGGTCGCCCAATTGCGCAGAAGGACAAGACCGAGTTGTTTATTCACAATCGCAAAGGGCAAATACGCGATAGAGACAGCTACGGAAACGATCCGTTTCCTCCCAGGGACACTAAACACTAA
- the lexA gene encoding transcriptional repressor LexA, whose product MKELRALAFVRNTLMHSGKPPSIRDLQRHLGYRSPRAAAYVLERLETKGYINRPRRGELTVLEDIVDNEENAQTVSIPLVGSAPCGTPVLADENVEAMIPVSARLLKSGQRYFMLRAIGDSMNQVGIEDRELVLVEQQPTAQDRNIVVAIVDGEATIKEFHRQLTKIVLHPRSSNPIHQPIVLTQDFRIAGIVKHVIKNR is encoded by the coding sequence ATGAAGGAATTACGCGCCTTGGCCTTCGTAAGGAACACTCTAATGCACAGTGGTAAGCCCCCGTCAATTCGTGACTTACAACGACACCTAGGGTATCGTTCACCAAGAGCCGCTGCGTATGTTCTAGAACGACTTGAGACAAAAGGATATATCAATAGGCCGCGCCGTGGGGAACTTACGGTTCTTGAGGACATCGTTGATAATGAAGAGAACGCCCAAACGGTGTCCATTCCGCTCGTAGGCAGTGCACCATGCGGCACCCCGGTGCTTGCAGACGAGAATGTGGAAGCGATGATTCCGGTGTCGGCACGCTTGCTGAAGTCGGGACAGAGATACTTCATGCTAAGAGCGATAGGTGATTCGATGAACCAGGTTGGAATAGAGGACAGGGAACTCGTCTTGGTTGAACAGCAGCCGACTGCCCAAGACAGGAATATCGTTGTGGCAATCGTCGATGGAGAGGCAACAATCAAGGAGTTCCATCGCCAACTCACGAAGATAGTGCTGCACCCGAGGTCATCCAACCCGATACACCAACCAATAGTTTTAACACAGGATTTTCGGATCGCAGGTATCGTGAAACATGTCATTAAGAACAGATAG